The following nucleotide sequence is from Mangifera indica cultivar Alphonso chromosome 17, CATAS_Mindica_2.1, whole genome shotgun sequence.
GCAccaaaaaatttgacttttatatacaaaaatgagCAAGTGGGCAGTTCTGGCCCCagtttaaacataaaacaaatcacATCATCCACATACGACATAGCCATTCCTCCATCAATTCTCTTCGTTATCATCTTCCTGTTTCACGAATCCCACGACTCAATGACATCATGGCATGGGAGATATCAATTATCAAGCCTTGTCTATTTCTaaattctaatcaacaaaaattaataaatttaaaaaaaaaaatcaaagctGGTTGCCTGAATCTACAGCAAACCTTCCCTCGAATTGTCCTCTGTATGCCGGAGATTGAGGCGGAGCTCCACCGGAGCACGGCAAACCGGGCAGTCGAAGTGAGAGTAAAGCCACATATCTATACAAGGCGCATGAAATGAATGCTTGCATCTCGGCAGCTGCCTCACCTCCTCCCCTTCTTCAAAAATCGATAAACAAACCGGGCATTCATATTCGCTACTTTCCTCTTCATCTTCACCTCCCATGGTGATATTTACATCCTTCTTATACTTAAAACTCGACAGCAAGTTCCTGTTGAGGCTTTCAAAACTCTGGCTGGCTGTTGTAGCTTCTATATACCTGTTAGGTCTCTGCTCTGACCGGCTTTGACGACGGTTGCACCACTTGATAATGATAAGATTATATACTGCAAGCACCAAAGCCGCCGTGCCCACCACCACTAGGCCGTAGTACAACATGGGCAGGTTTGATTTCGGAGGGTTAGATGGCGGTGGAGATGCTGGCGGCGGCGGCGTCGGCGTCGTTGGCTGTAGGTAGTCGCCGTGAAGTGCTCTCATATTGTGAATATAGATGGCGAAAATGAAGTTAGAAAAAAGAATCGAGGGAGAGGAGAGAATTAATGTATTGGATTGGatggattaaaataatattaagtagTTAATCTAAAAGACGTGGTGGTTATGCTGTCGCAGACGGAAATAGAGTTCTGTATTGATAATCAATGGGGTCAGGCTGAGGCTCAGCCTCCAGAAAAAGGACAAAGATATGTACAATCACTAGACAGTGAACACTGGAAGCAGAAGCAGCAGCCAACAGGGATTGGATTCCAGATAAGACTGGTATATTTTCACTTCTAGTTATAGCCTTTGCATTCTCTTCCTTGTGCCTatgaatttatacatataagGAGTATTCTaagcataattttttaatataaataataatatattattatataatcaattatttttaataattgattatataataatatattattatttatatataaaaataatatacataattttattgtttatattaaataatattaaaattaggaggtaaataaaaagaaaactctTTTCATGTTGCTGGGatgtttatgtataaataatatgtataatttttatttataaataataatatattattat
It contains:
- the LOC123200220 gene encoding RING-H2 finger protein ATL52-like, which encodes MRALHGDYLQPTTPTPPPPASPPPSNPPKSNLPMLYYGLVVVGTAALVLAVYNLIIIKWCNRRQSRSEQRPNRYIEATTASQSFESLNRNLLSSFKYKKDVNITMGGEDEEESSEYECPVCLSIFEEGEEVRQLPRCKHSFHAPCIDMWLYSHFDCPVCRAPVELRLNLRHTEDNSREGLL